A genomic segment from Glycine max cultivar Williams 82 chromosome 1, Glycine_max_v4.0, whole genome shotgun sequence encodes:
- the LOC100812831 gene encoding disease resistance protein RGA2, protein MAEAVLEVALGNLSSLIGKELELYLGFDHDLERLASLLTTIKATLEDAEEKQFSDRAIKDWLQKLKDAAHILDEILDEYATEALKLEYHEIKCGLSNKVQSSCLSAFHPNHVVFRYKIAKKMKRISERLERIAEERIKFHLTEMVSERSGIIEWRQTSSFITEPQVYGREEDTDKIVDFLIGDASHLEDLSVYPIVGLSGLGKTTLAQLIFNCERVVNHFELRIWVCVSEDFSLKRMTKAIIEATTGHASEDLDLEPLQRRLQDLLQRKRYLLVLDDVWDEVQENWQRLKSVLACGAKGASILVTTRLPKVAAIMGTMPPHELSMLSDNDCWELFKHRAFGPNEVEQVELVIIGKEIVKKCRGVPLAAKALGGLLRFKRDEKEWIYVKESNLWSLPNNENSVMPALRLSYLNLPIKLRQCFAYCAIFPKDEIIKKQYLIELWMANGFISSNEILDAEDVGDGVWNELYWRSFFQDIEKDEFDKVTSFKMHDLVHDLAQFVAEEVCCITNDNGVTTLSKRSHHLSYYRWLSSERADSIQMHQVKSLRTYILQPLLDIRRTWPLAYTDELSPHVLKCYSLRVLHCERRGKLSSSIGHLKHLRYLNLSRGGFKTLPESLCKLWNLQILKLDYCVYLQNLPNNLTSLTALQQLSLNDCFSISSLPPQIGKLTSLRNLSMCIVGKERGFLLEELGPLKLKGDLHIKHLERVKSVSDAKEANMSSKKLNELWLSWDRNEVCELQENVEEILEVLQPDIQQLQSLGVVRYKGSHFPQWMSSPSLKQLAIGRCREVKCLQEVLQHMTSLHSLQLYNLPKLESLPDCFGNLTLLRHLSIKNCPKLMCLPTSLSLSSLKSLTIYGCPELEKRCEKEIGEDWPKIAHILQIDFYNWQ, encoded by the coding sequence ATGGCTGAGGCTGTACTGGAAGTTGCACTTGGAAATTTGAGCTCTCTGATTGGAAAAGAGCTTGAACTCTATCTGGGTTTTGATCATGACTTGGAAAGGCTTGCTAGCTTACTCACTACCATTAAGGCTACGCTTGAAGATGCCGAGGAGAAACAATTCTCAGACAGAGCCATAAAGGATTGGCTGCAAAAGCTGAAAGATGCAGCTCACATCCTTGATGAAATCTTGGATGAGTATGCCACTGAAGCATTGAAGTTGGAATACCATGAAATCAAGTGTGGTCTATCAAACAAGGTACAAAGTTCTTGCTTATCCGCTTTTCATCCCAACCATGTTGTTTTCCGTTACAAAATtgctaagaaaatgaaaaggataAGTGAGAGATTAGAAAGAATTGCTGAAGAAAGGATTAAGTTTCATTTGACTGAGATGGTTTCAGAGAGAAGTGGAATCATTGAGTGGCGCCAAACCAGCTCATTCATCACTGAACCACAGGTCTATGGAAGAGAAGAAGATACGGATAAAATTGTAGACTTTTTGATTGGTGATGCTTCTCATTTAGAGGATTTATCAGTCTATCCAATTGTAGGTCTGAGCGGACTTGGAAAGACAACACTTGCCCAACTCATCTTCAATTGTGAGAGGGTAGTCAACCACTTTGAGCTAAGAATTTGGGTATGTGTTTCGGAAGACTTCAGTTTGAAGAGAATGACAAAAGCTATTATTGAAGCAACAACTGGGCATGCCTCTGAAGATTTGGATCTAGAGCCGCTGCAAAGAAGACTTCAAGATCTGCttcaaagaaaaagatatttgCTTGTTTTGGATGATGTGTGGGATGAAGTGCAAGAGAATTGGCAGAGGTTGAAATCTGTATTGGCTTGTGGGGCAAAGGGTGCTTCTATTCTTGTCACCACTCGTCTTCCAAAGGTTGCAGCAATCATGGGAACAATGCCTCCTCATGAGTTATCAATGCTCTCTGATAATGATTGCTGGGAATTGTTTAAACATCGAGCTTTTGGACCAAATGAGGTAGAACAAGTGGAGCTTGTGATCATAGGGAAAGAGATAGTAAAGAAGTGTAGGGGAGTGCCTCTAGCAGCAAAAGCACTAGGAGGTCTTTTACGCTTCAAAAGAGATGAAAAAGAGTGGATCTATGTTAAGGAAAGCAATCTATGGAGTTTACCAAACAATGAGAACTCTGTAATGCCTGCGTTGAGATTAAGTTACTTGAATTTGCCAATAAAACTTAGACAATGTTTTGCTTATTGTGCAATATTTCCCAAagatgaaataataaagaagCAATATTTGATTGAACTATGGATGGCTAATGGATTCATTTCATCTAATGAAATATTAGATGCTGAAGATGTTGGTGATGGTGTGTGGAATGAATTATATTGGAGatcattttttcaagatattgagAAAGATGAATTTGACAAAGTTACAAGTTTCAAGATGCATGATCTTGTTCATGATCTTGCTCAATTTGTTGCGGAAGAGGTTTGTTGCATTACAAATGACAATGGTGTAACAACTTTGTCCAAAAGAAGTCACCATCTCTCATATTATAGGTGGTTATCATCTGAGCGAGCCGATTCAATCCAGATGCATCAAGTCAAATCTCTGAGGACCTATATattgcaacctttgcttgatatTCGTCGAACTTGGCCTCTGGCCTATACTGATGAACTTTCTCCTCATGTATTGAAATGTTATTCTTTGCGTGTGCTTCATTGTGAACGAAGAGGAAAATTGTCGTCATCAATTGGTCATTTAAAACATCTAAGATACTTAAATCTTTCTAGGGGTGGCTTCAAAACTCTTCCAGAATCGTTATGTAAATTGTGGAATTTACAGATATTGAAGTTAGACTATTGTGTATATCTCCAAAATTTGCCCAACAATTTGACAAGCTTAACAGCTCTACAACAGCTATCTTTGAATGACTGCTTCTCAATATCAAGCTTGCCTCCTCAGATAGGGAAGTTGACTTCCCTAAGGAATCTAAGCATGTGCATTGTTGGCAAGGAAAGAGGATTCCTTTTAGAAGAGCTGGGACCACTAAAACTTAAAGGAGATCTTCACATCAAGCATCTAGAAAGAGTAAAAAGTGTAAGCGATGCCAAAGAAGCCAATATGTCAAGTAAGAAACTAAACGAGTTGTGGTTGTCATGGGATAGAAATGAAGTGTGTGAATTACAAGAAAATGTTGAGGAGATTCTTGAAGTCCTTCAACCTGATATCCAACAACTTCAAAGTTTGGGTGTGGTACGATATAAAGGTTCACATTTCCCACAATGGATGTCTAGTCCTTCTCTCAAGCAATTGGCGATTGGCAGATGCAGAGAAGTGAAATGTTTGCAGGAGGTTTTACAACATATGACTTCCCTGCACTCGTTACAATTATACAATCTTCCAAAACTAGAATCCTTGCCTGATTGCTTTGGAAACCTTACCTTGCTTCGTCATTTAAGTATTAAAAATTGTCCCAAGTTGATGTGTCTTCCAACGAGCCTAAGCCTTAGCAGTCTGAAAAGTTTGACTATCTATGGTTGCCCTGAGTTAGAGAAGCGATGTGAGAAGGAAATAGGAGAGGACTGGCCAAAAATAGCTCACATTCTCCAAATTGACTTTTATAATTGGCAGTGA